From Gemmatimonadaceae bacterium, the proteins below share one genomic window:
- the argC gene encoding N-acetyl-gamma-glutamyl-phosphate reductase: protein MHKIPVGVLGASGYAGRELCALVAQHPSLSLAFASANAQRGERLELPGGSSVTFQAAEDCALGDAKLIFSSLPHGASAAWVARAREAGARVVDLSTDLRIGNGASDGVPYGLTEWKRNAVRDAELVANPGCYPTAALLGLLPLLENGLIASGATAHISAASGVTGAGLTPRLDLLFGEVTENFRAYGVGNTHRHLNEMRAAVAQAGADVDLLFTPHLLPTARGILATITVPLASALPDPLALYRKRYAGERFIEVVEALPELRQVQHRNVARIAVRAVQDVRVPTLQVFSAIDNLVKGAAGQALQNANLMLGLEESAGLPA, encoded by the coding sequence GTGCATAAGATTCCAGTCGGCGTCCTCGGAGCCTCCGGCTACGCGGGACGCGAACTCTGCGCCCTCGTCGCGCAGCATCCCTCGTTGTCGCTCGCCTTTGCCTCGGCGAACGCGCAACGTGGTGAACGCCTTGAACTTCCGGGCGGAAGCTCGGTCACGTTCCAGGCGGCCGAGGACTGCGCGCTTGGCGACGCCAAGCTGATTTTTTCCTCGCTGCCTCACGGCGCCAGCGCCGCGTGGGTCGCGCGCGCGCGCGAGGCCGGCGCGCGCGTGGTCGATCTCTCCACCGACCTTCGCATCGGCAACGGGGCAAGCGACGGTGTGCCGTACGGCCTCACTGAGTGGAAGCGAAACGCGGTGCGAGACGCCGAGCTCGTCGCAAACCCTGGCTGCTATCCGACTGCTGCACTGCTGGGACTGCTGCCGCTGCTGGAGAATGGACTGATCGCCAGCGGCGCCACCGCGCACATCTCCGCCGCCAGCGGCGTCACCGGAGCGGGCCTCACGCCACGCCTCGACCTGCTCTTTGGAGAAGTGACCGAAAACTTCCGCGCCTATGGCGTAGGCAACACGCACAGACATCTCAACGAGATGCGCGCTGCCGTCGCGCAAGCAGGCGCCGACGTGGACCTCCTGTTCACGCCGCACCTGCTACCGACGGCTCGCGGCATCCTGGCCACGATCACGGTGCCGCTGGCATCGGCACTGCCAGATCCGCTGGCGCTGTATCGCAAGCGTTACGCTGGCGAGCGCTTCATCGAAGTCGTTGAGGCGCTGCCAGAACTGCGACAGGTCCAGCATCGCAACGTCGCACGTATTGCCGTGCGCGCGGTGCAGGATGTGCGCGTGCCAACCCTCCAGGTGTTCAGCGCCATCGACAACCTCGTAAAGGGCGCCGCAGGCCAGGCGCTGCAGAACGCAAACCTGATGCTCGGGCTCGAGGAGTCCGCCGGGCTGCCCGCATGA
- the argB gene encoding acetylglutamate kinase codes for MRTRVIKLGGRAQADPKLPAALTAASAASAVVVVHGGGDEVSAMQRRLGLEPQFVGGRRVTSPADLEVVRMLLSGTVNKRLVAQLLSVGARAVGISGEDGGLITARVVDPTFGRVGREVLADASLLRTLLDAGWLPVVSPVARDREQADGVGLNVNGDDAATALAVALHADELLFVSDVAGVLEDGAVLPRLDHGSIKVLGDRGVVQGGMLAKLEAALAALDAGVGAVRIGTLEAIADANAGTTIVPAVSAQQETP; via the coding sequence ATGAGGACGCGCGTCATCAAGCTCGGTGGCCGCGCGCAGGCGGATCCGAAGCTGCCGGCGGCGCTCACCGCAGCTTCGGCCGCAAGTGCGGTGGTTGTGGTGCACGGCGGCGGGGATGAGGTGAGCGCGATGCAGCGACGCCTCGGGCTCGAGCCGCAATTCGTCGGCGGTCGTCGTGTCACGAGCCCCGCAGACCTTGAGGTCGTGCGCATGCTGCTCTCCGGTACGGTCAACAAGCGTCTTGTCGCGCAGCTGCTCAGCGTCGGTGCCCGCGCGGTCGGCATCAGCGGTGAAGACGGTGGGCTCATTACCGCACGCGTTGTGGACCCAACCTTCGGTCGCGTCGGGCGCGAGGTGCTCGCCGACGCGTCGCTGTTGCGCACGCTGCTAGACGCCGGCTGGCTGCCAGTCGTCTCCCCTGTCGCGCGCGACCGCGAGCAGGCCGACGGCGTCGGTCTCAACGTGAATGGCGATGACGCCGCCACGGCGCTCGCCGTCGCTTTGCACGCCGACGAGCTGCTCTTCGTCTCCGACGTGGCAGGCGTACTGGAAGATGGTGCCGTGCTGCCCCGACTCGACCACGGTAGCATCAAGGTGCTCGGCGATCGCGGGGTGGTGCAGGGCGGTATGCTCGCCAAGCTCGAGGCCGCTCTCGCCGCCCTCGACGCGGGCGTCGGTGCCGTGCGCATCGGCACGCTCGAGGCCATCGCCGACGCGAACGCAGGAACAACCATCGTCCCCGCTGTCTCCGCCCAACAGGAAACCCCGTGA